One Palaemon carinicauda isolate YSFRI2023 chromosome 4, ASM3689809v2, whole genome shotgun sequence DNA segment encodes these proteins:
- the LOC137639438 gene encoding uncharacterized protein — protein MTTGLFPLCPPFQDPMESLEFVTGLCGTESSLASCSCWSCPCSSCCCCCCAASAAAPAPAPAAAAAAAPPPPAAAPPAAAAAPARAPAAPRPRPPTRAPPAPLPLPPAPAPAPPAAAAPAPAPPAAAAAPRPRPPTRAPPAPLPLPLPPAPAPSPAPAPAPAPAPAPLNIFSFPKLKKWKPTNL, from the exons ATGACCACCGGCCTTTTTCCTCTTTGTCCGCCTTTCCAGGATCCGATGGAGTCACTGGAATTCGTCACTGGACTCTGTGGGACCGAATCAAGTCTGGC ATCCTGCTCCTGCTGGTCCTGCCCCTgctcctcctgctgctgctgctgctgcgctgcctctgctgctgctcctgctcctgctcctgctgctgctgctgctgctgctcctcctcctcctgctgctgctcctcctgctgctgctgctgctcctgctcgTGCTCCTGCTGCTCCTCGTCCTCGTCCTCCTACTCGTGCtcctcctgctcctcttcctcttcctcctgctcctgctcctgctcctcctgctgctgctgctcctgctcctgctcctcctgctgctgctgctgctcctcgtcCTCGTCCTCCTACTCGTGCtcctcctgctcctcttcctcttcctcttcctcctgctcctgctccttctcctgcccctgctcctgctcctgctcctgctcctgctcctcttaatattttctctttccCAAAGTTAAAAAAATGGAAACCAACCAATCTCTAA